The following proteins come from a genomic window of Vallitaleaceae bacterium 9-2:
- a CDS encoding glycoside hydrolase family 27 protein — translation MSTAYEKRLTPLMGWASWNNYRIHINEELLKKQVDALVETGLADVGYTYFNIDDGFFAGRDQDGKIRSHPKRFPSGMKAMAEYIHDKGLKAGIYSDAGENTCAHMHDNDDGNTDGLGVGLYGYDEQDLRTYLVEWDYDFIKVDWCGGLCLKLDEKARYSRIGQLIETLRQEKGQDIIYNVCRWEFPGAWVVDVADSWRTSADIDLSFESVLRQIDAVKPLAQYHGPGHVNDLDMLQVGRGLSFEEDKTHFAMWCMMSTPLMLGNDLTSIAQETLEIVKNEELIAINQDKACRMPYVAVSDGEVEYWLKDLGEENGTQKAIAILNRSDHDIEVNIEWKALGLEKISKIRDAWNHQDIKVEDTFSVMVPRHATKVYRVQ, via the coding sequence ATGAGTACAGCATATGAAAAAAGACTGACCCCCCTTATGGGATGGGCATCGTGGAATAACTATCGAATTCATATTAATGAAGAACTATTGAAAAAGCAAGTCGATGCATTAGTGGAGACAGGACTTGCTGACGTTGGGTATACGTATTTTAACATTGATGATGGTTTTTTTGCGGGAAGAGATCAAGACGGAAAGATTCGCTCCCATCCCAAACGATTTCCAAGTGGAATGAAGGCGATGGCAGAATATATTCATGACAAAGGATTAAAAGCAGGGATATATTCGGATGCTGGAGAAAATACATGTGCCCACATGCATGATAATGATGATGGCAATACGGATGGTTTAGGTGTCGGTTTATATGGCTATGATGAACAAGATCTTAGAACATATTTAGTAGAATGGGATTATGACTTTATCAAAGTTGACTGGTGTGGAGGCTTATGTCTAAAACTAGATGAGAAAGCACGCTACAGTAGAATCGGTCAATTAATTGAGACACTTCGTCAAGAAAAAGGACAAGATATAATCTATAATGTCTGCCGTTGGGAGTTTCCAGGAGCATGGGTTGTTGATGTGGCAGATTCATGGAGAACCAGTGCTGATATAGACTTATCTTTTGAAAGTGTCCTAAGACAAATAGATGCAGTCAAACCATTGGCCCAATATCATGGCCCGGGACATGTTAATGATCTTGATATGCTTCAAGTTGGGCGAGGTTTAAGCTTCGAAGAAGATAAGACACACTTTGCGATGTGGTGTATGATGTCTACACCCTTAATGCTAGGTAATGACTTAACATCGATAGCACAAGAAACTTTAGAGATTGTAAAGAATGAAGAACTGATTGCCATTAATCAAGATAAAGCCTGTCGTATGCCGTATGTGGCTGTATCTGATGGAGAAGTGGAGTATTGGCTAAAAGATTTAGGTGAAGAAAATGGAACACAAAAAGCCATAGCCATATTGAACCGAAGTGACCATGACATTGAAGTGAACATTGAATGGAAAGCATTAGGATTAGAAAAGATATCAAAAATTAGAGACGCTTGGAACCATCAAGATATCAAAGTTGAAGATACTTTTTCCGTGATGGTTCCAAGACACGCAACAAAAGTGTATCGCGTCCAATAA
- a CDS encoding PAS domain-containing protein — protein sequence MKTNFLTLTHTDRLILDSYKSLIDGLDNYLGKGYEFVLHSLENLNESVIKIVNGHYTGRVEGSPITDYALSMLEQIKHNNDLQSVSYFNKTATGVDIKSTTIPIIGENNRIIGLLCINFYMNMPFSDIIENFIPKARMVPSPAEDFVVENFSNSIDDILLKALDEAKKSVLSNQAISASNKNKEIIALLNSKGIFNMKDSVVKVADLMNISKNTVYMHLRNLTNS from the coding sequence TTGAAAACGAATTTTCTTACATTAACACATACAGATCGACTTATTCTTGATTCGTATAAGTCCCTCATTGATGGTCTAGATAACTACCTAGGCAAGGGATATGAATTTGTTCTACATAGCTTGGAAAATCTAAATGAATCTGTCATTAAGATTGTAAATGGGCACTACACCGGTCGGGTTGAGGGCTCTCCCATTACTGATTATGCGCTATCTATGCTGGAACAAATCAAGCATAATAACGACCTGCAGTCTGTCAGTTATTTTAACAAAACCGCTACAGGTGTTGATATTAAATCAACCACCATTCCTATTATCGGGGAAAATAACCGCATCATCGGTTTACTTTGCATTAATTTTTATATGAATATGCCCTTTTCAGATATCATTGAAAACTTTATTCCAAAAGCTCGCATGGTTCCTAGTCCTGCTGAGGATTTTGTGGTCGAAAACTTTTCAAATTCTATTGATGATATTTTACTCAAAGCTCTGGATGAAGCCAAAAAAAGTGTTCTGTCGAATCAAGCGATTTCAGCTTCGAACAAGAACAAAGAAATTATTGCTTTATTAAATTCAAAAGGAATCTTTAACATGAAAGATTCCGTTGTGAAAGTTGCTGATTTAATGAATATCTCAAAAAATACAGTCTATATGCATTTACGCAATTTAACCAATTCTTAA
- a CDS encoding RidA family protein — MMNKINTTKAPAAIGPYSQAVVFENLILTSGQIPIDPVSGEVVDNDITIQAEQVMKNLEAVLHEAGSCFDQVLKTTCFLKNMEDFEKFNATYSKYFTNKPARSCVAVKQLPKDVLCEVEVIAVKN; from the coding sequence ATGATGAACAAAATAAATACAACTAAAGCACCGGCAGCCATAGGCCCTTATTCTCAAGCCGTTGTGTTTGAAAACCTTATCTTAACTTCAGGTCAAATTCCGATTGATCCTGTAAGTGGAGAGGTGGTAGATAATGATATTACGATACAGGCAGAGCAGGTTATGAAAAATTTAGAGGCGGTTTTACACGAAGCAGGCAGTTGCTTTGACCAAGTGTTAAAAACAACATGCTTCCTAAAAAACATGGAGGACTTTGAAAAATTCAACGCAACCTATAGCAAGTACTTTACCAATAAGCCGGCAAGATCATGTGTAGCCGTTAAGCAGCTTCCAAAAGATGTCCTTTGTGAAGTTGAAGTCATTGCAGTGAAAAACTAA
- the nhaC gene encoding Na+/H+ antiporter NhaC → MNAKQEKVKKQPTLFLALVPILVMIVLLSIGYGVMGLSPEILMLVSAAVAGVIAYSLGYSWDDIMNSIVAKLSKTMPAIFILIIVGLLIGTWMIGGTIPMMVYYGLKIISPKFLIVTSFLVTAFVSICTGTSWGSAGTVGVAIMGVAAGMGAPLPIVAGAVVSGAYFGDKLSPLSDTTNLAPIAAGSKLYDHIGHMLWTTGPGAILCIIVYTVAGFNLDTASYGTPEKVEAVLFSLESIFNFNIFLLLPVVLVLFGSITKKPTIPVMLLSSAIALFNGVAFEGFTLQQGFSAAIEGFNLSMVNIEGFDPATLIPDVARLLNRGGMKSMLSTVLIAFCAYGFAGTLAVTNSLNIVLEKLTKSVKSTLGLVGATVVSCITAVFVTSNGQLSILIPGEMFRDTYIKRGLQPKNLSRTLEDSATVVEPIVPWTAAGVYMATTLGVPTLELLPWAILCYTGVIFALIWAATGIGIKKIEKGDEYYEEYVRLNQEEEHTQARVKKTFATE, encoded by the coding sequence ATGAATGCAAAACAAGAGAAGGTAAAAAAGCAACCCACTTTATTTTTAGCATTAGTCCCGATTTTAGTGATGATTGTATTATTGAGTATTGGATATGGGGTCATGGGGTTAAGTCCGGAGATACTTATGTTAGTCTCGGCAGCGGTTGCAGGAGTTATTGCCTATAGCCTGGGATATTCCTGGGATGATATTATGAATTCGATAGTTGCAAAATTATCTAAGACGATGCCTGCAATTTTTATTTTGATTATTGTAGGATTACTGATCGGGACATGGATGATTGGTGGAACCATTCCGATGATGGTTTATTATGGATTAAAAATTATCAGTCCTAAGTTTTTAATTGTAACGTCGTTTTTGGTGACTGCATTTGTATCGATATGTACAGGAACTTCATGGGGATCGGCTGGAACGGTTGGGGTTGCTATCATGGGGGTAGCAGCAGGAATGGGCGCTCCACTACCTATCGTTGCAGGGGCAGTGGTATCAGGGGCATACTTTGGAGATAAGCTCTCACCACTATCAGATACAACCAATCTTGCACCGATTGCAGCCGGATCAAAGCTATATGACCATATAGGACATATGCTATGGACAACAGGTCCAGGAGCAATCCTATGTATTATTGTCTATACAGTTGCTGGATTTAATCTTGACACAGCAAGCTATGGAACACCTGAAAAAGTCGAAGCTGTATTATTTTCATTAGAATCTATTTTTAACTTTAATATTTTCTTATTATTACCGGTCGTTCTCGTTCTTTTTGGCTCAATCACAAAAAAACCAACAATTCCAGTGATGCTCCTTTCAAGTGCGATAGCCCTATTTAATGGTGTGGCTTTTGAAGGATTTACCTTACAACAAGGATTTAGTGCAGCAATTGAAGGATTTAATCTTTCGATGGTTAACATTGAAGGGTTTGACCCAGCAACATTGATCCCGGATGTGGCAAGACTACTTAACCGAGGCGGTATGAAATCGATGCTAAGTACAGTGCTTATTGCATTTTGTGCCTATGGATTTGCAGGTACGCTTGCAGTGACCAACTCGTTAAATATTGTTCTTGAAAAATTAACAAAGTCTGTAAAATCAACACTTGGACTTGTTGGGGCAACCGTTGTTTCTTGTATAACCGCTGTTTTTGTAACATCCAATGGACAGTTATCTATTCTAATCCCTGGGGAAATGTTTAGAGATACATATATCAAGCGCGGATTACAACCTAAAAACCTGTCAAGAACACTTGAAGATTCAGCAACAGTTGTTGAACCCATTGTACCTTGGACAGCAGCTGGGGTATATATGGCAACAACACTTGGTGTACCGACACTGGAATTACTTCCTTGGGCAATTCTATGTTATACAGGTGTTATTTTTGCTCTAATATGGGCAGCAACAGGAATTGGAATCAAGAAGATTGAAAAAGGTGATGAATACTATGAAGAATATGTTCGCCTTAATCAAGAAGAAGAACATACACAAGCACGTGTAAAGAAAACATTTGCTACTGAATAA
- a CDS encoding pyridoxal phosphate-dependent aminotransferase yields MTKYSDFDVTIDRRNTNCAKWDSLAKKYGKNDLIHLGVADMDFQAPRPILDAMQKVIEHGILGYTDLNDAFYSSIENWVFKKTGIKILKEWIVFCPRINIASSVCVESITQEDGHVIINAPAYSPLVDAIVKNKRTAIMNPLKRIDDRFVMDFDHLEKIVNDQSEMFILVNPDNPSGRAWSKEELNQLAVFCKKHHLILFSDEIHADILAKDVEYTSALTLLNPLDNKVIYANSLTKTFNIPGVIVSYMVIPDPQIRQKVEAEIDRIGMHNPNIFSLAAVEAGYSACDTWLASLNSYIDANEAFVREYMSQHMPKFHILPREGTYLLWIDCSKLGISEEKLEQWFIEQAKVEVYMGSKFGKEGQGYIRVNLATSKSRLDEALLRMKNKYTLLDTI; encoded by the coding sequence ATGACAAAATATAGTGATTTTGACGTAACAATTGACCGACGAAATACCAACTGCGCAAAATGGGATTCGTTGGCAAAAAAATATGGAAAAAATGATTTGATTCACCTAGGAGTTGCGGATATGGATTTTCAAGCACCACGGCCGATTTTAGACGCAATGCAAAAGGTGATAGAACATGGGATTTTAGGTTATACAGACCTTAACGATGCATTTTACTCTAGTATCGAGAACTGGGTTTTTAAAAAAACAGGAATCAAGATTTTAAAGGAATGGATTGTATTTTGCCCAAGAATTAATATTGCATCCAGTGTCTGTGTTGAGAGCATAACACAGGAAGATGGGCATGTAATCATTAATGCACCTGCATATTCTCCTTTAGTAGATGCCATTGTTAAGAATAAGCGCACAGCCATTATGAATCCGCTTAAGCGAATCGATGATCGCTTTGTTATGGATTTTGATCATTTGGAAAAAATCGTTAATGATCAAAGTGAAATGTTTATCCTTGTCAATCCAGATAATCCAAGTGGAAGAGCATGGTCAAAAGAGGAATTAAATCAATTAGCGGTATTTTGTAAAAAGCACCACTTGATTTTATTCTCAGATGAAATTCATGCAGATATTCTTGCAAAAGATGTAGAATATACCAGTGCATTAACATTGCTTAACCCATTAGACAATAAGGTTATCTATGCGAACTCTTTAACAAAAACTTTTAATATTCCAGGCGTTATTGTCTCCTATATGGTTATTCCAGATCCGCAAATACGTCAAAAAGTGGAAGCGGAAATTGATCGAATAGGTATGCATAATCCCAATATATTTTCTCTGGCTGCAGTTGAAGCAGGATATAGTGCCTGTGATACGTGGTTAGCATCTCTTAACAGCTATATCGATGCCAATGAAGCCTTTGTTCGAGAATATATGTCGCAGCACATGCCAAAGTTTCATATCCTACCTAGGGAAGGCACCTATCTTCTATGGATTGATTGTAGCAAGCTAGGGATATCCGAGGAAAAATTGGAACAATGGTTTATTGAACAGGCAAAAGTTGAAGTATATATGGGGTCAAAATTTGGAAAAGAGGGACAAGGATATATCCGAGTCAATCTTGCCACTTCAAAGTCAAGGCTAGATGAAGCACTTTTGCGCATGAAAAATAAATATACATTATTAGACACAATTTAA
- a CDS encoding sugar ABC transporter permease: MNKKKLTYNNFYYYLFLVLPVLIIYIVFFIIPVVQSFYYSFTNFNGINPNVRFIGWANYRVALTNRVFLGTIKNTVFLAVGITLLQNGLAILVALGLNHKFKARGLVRTLIFAPCMLAPVVVAYLWQFIYSSDGLLNRLTGSENVWLGNPNTALICIMVAHTWVWIGYSATIYLADLQGISKDILEAAAIDGCNPWQKFKKITFPMIATSTTVNVSLAFMGSLKIFDLVYAMTNGGPNGATETMGTYVMKKMNENMHGFASALTIIMMVLIVVSGHFLTKYLKKREEVLY, translated from the coding sequence ATGAATAAAAAGAAATTGACCTATAATAATTTTTACTACTACCTTTTTTTAGTTTTACCGGTTTTGATTATCTATATTGTATTTTTTATTATTCCTGTGGTGCAAAGTTTTTACTATAGCTTCACCAACTTTAACGGAATTAATCCAAATGTACGCTTTATAGGATGGGCAAATTATAGAGTTGCACTGACGAATCGCGTATTTCTTGGAACAATTAAGAATACAGTTTTTTTGGCAGTGGGTATTACACTGTTGCAAAATGGCCTAGCGATTTTAGTGGCACTTGGGTTGAATCATAAGTTCAAAGCAAGAGGATTAGTACGAACATTGATTTTTGCGCCTTGTATGTTGGCACCGGTCGTTGTTGCCTATCTGTGGCAGTTCATTTACAGTTCAGATGGACTTCTTAATCGATTGACAGGAAGTGAAAATGTCTGGTTGGGCAATCCCAATACGGCACTAATCTGTATTATGGTTGCCCATACGTGGGTGTGGATTGGATATTCAGCAACCATATATCTAGCGGATCTACAAGGTATTTCAAAAGATATTCTTGAAGCGGCGGCCATTGATGGATGTAATCCATGGCAAAAATTTAAAAAAATAACATTTCCAATGATTGCAACATCAACAACGGTCAATGTTAGCTTAGCTTTTATGGGAAGTCTTAAGATTTTTGATCTTGTGTATGCAATGACCAATGGAGGACCCAACGGTGCAACAGAGACGATGGGGACATATGTCATGAAGAAGATGAATGAAAATATGCATGGATTTGCTTCGGCTTTGACAATCATTATGATGGTGCTTATCGTTGTATCGGGACATTTCTTGACGAAATATCTCAAAAAGCGTGAGGAGGTTCTTTACTAA
- a CDS encoding carbohydrate ABC transporter permease yields MIQSTFRKKITVVMIVIAAILIFYPIIMMMNISLKTQADYIMNPYSIPEVFQWSNYKTAIEAMNYWRALFNSVYITGISAIMCTFLCATASYGIARALKGKKLFGLLFSFFWFGIALPQQVAMVPLVLWMKRLGLSGNLFGVALVYVAANAAFGVFFFTGFVKTVPIALEEAARIDGASQFTVFRKIVLPLLKTPMVTLMIIMVLRVYNNFLYPLILLQGKNSRTLPLTVYFFKGDNVVEWNIMFAATTLVVLPLLIFYFVLQRQIIDGMTSGSVKM; encoded by the coding sequence ATGATTCAAAGTACATTCAGAAAAAAAATAACAGTAGTAATGATTGTTATTGCGGCAATACTTATTTTTTATCCCATTATTATGATGATGAACATTTCATTAAAGACACAAGCGGATTATATTATGAATCCATATAGTATTCCAGAGGTTTTTCAATGGAGCAATTATAAAACAGCTATTGAAGCTATGAATTATTGGAGAGCATTGTTTAACTCGGTATATATTACCGGAATATCAGCGATTATGTGTACGTTTTTATGTGCAACGGCCTCATATGGTATTGCACGTGCGCTTAAAGGGAAAAAGCTATTTGGCTTATTATTTAGCTTTTTCTGGTTTGGTATTGCACTTCCACAGCAAGTTGCTATGGTTCCTCTTGTTTTATGGATGAAACGCTTAGGATTAAGTGGTAATCTTTTTGGGGTGGCCTTAGTTTATGTAGCTGCCAATGCGGCTTTTGGTGTGTTTTTCTTTACAGGATTTGTCAAAACGGTACCTATCGCACTTGAAGAAGCGGCAAGGATTGATGGTGCATCACAATTTACAGTTTTTCGAAAAATTGTTTTGCCATTACTTAAGACGCCAATGGTGACCCTGATGATTATTATGGTTTTACGTGTATACAATAACTTTTTGTATCCACTTATCTTACTTCAGGGGAAAAATTCAAGGACATTGCCATTAACGGTCTATTTTTTCAAAGGTGACAATGTGGTTGAGTGGAACATCATGTTTGCAGCAACTACCCTTGTGGTTCTTCCGCTACTTATCTTTTACTTTGTTCTACAGAGACAGATTATTGATGGAATGACAAGTGGCTCCGTTAAAATGTAA
- a CDS encoding extracellular solute-binding protein: MKKLLSIVLVLVLVGVLFAGCTPKEEPVTQANGNGGESEQTNTTQTETEQDTASDNEVKEITMFGFKTASEAEVIETLIEKFNAENADINLTYEGVANASGYQDVLNTRLASGQGDDLFFGNGTNILPLYEAGYVLALNDMEVVDNYASDISINGNVLGLPNEKSVFAMYTNQDLLEELGLEVPKTYEEFLSVCEKVQQAGKIPVVAGSKDGTGAALFITAKGLYPVYKDADASTRLQALDKGEEKLGEVLRPGFEMVQELMDKEYIDPLEALVMNAGPDSVGQFASGEVAFMLTGNWMVKAVKEAAPELNFTLEGLPIGQEPVVLSNTGVFICVNANSKNQEAAKRFLEFMLTTENQNTYVQGQSAFTVLKDGTSTDIKEVAPVAQLLKEGKDAPWVNASFANYNPWALAKEYGANVLGGATVDEAVEELDQAIEIAIELK, encoded by the coding sequence ATGAAAAAATTGTTAAGCATTGTGCTGGTTTTGGTTTTGGTGGGAGTACTTTTTGCAGGGTGTACACCAAAAGAAGAGCCTGTAACACAAGCAAATGGGAATGGCGGGGAAAGCGAACAAACGAATACCACACAGACAGAGACAGAACAAGACACGGCTTCGGATAATGAAGTTAAAGAAATTACAATGTTTGGATTTAAGACAGCAAGTGAAGCAGAAGTTATTGAGACATTGATTGAAAAATTCAATGCAGAAAATGCAGATATTAACTTAACGTATGAAGGTGTAGCCAATGCCTCAGGTTATCAAGATGTCTTAAATACACGACTTGCTTCAGGACAAGGTGATGATTTGTTCTTTGGGAATGGAACCAATATTTTACCTTTGTATGAAGCAGGGTATGTCCTTGCCTTAAATGATATGGAGGTAGTTGATAATTATGCCAGTGATATCTCGATTAATGGCAATGTCTTAGGACTTCCTAATGAAAAATCGGTTTTTGCAATGTATACAAATCAAGATTTGCTGGAGGAACTAGGCTTAGAGGTTCCTAAAACATATGAAGAATTTTTATCGGTATGTGAAAAAGTACAGCAAGCTGGGAAGATACCTGTTGTCGCAGGATCAAAAGACGGAACAGGAGCGGCTCTTTTTATCACAGCCAAAGGCTTATATCCTGTGTATAAGGACGCAGATGCATCGACACGATTACAGGCATTAGACAAAGGAGAAGAAAAGTTAGGAGAAGTACTTCGTCCCGGATTTGAGATGGTTCAAGAGCTAATGGATAAAGAGTATATCGATCCACTAGAAGCGTTAGTGATGAATGCAGGTCCAGACTCTGTCGGGCAATTTGCATCGGGTGAAGTGGCATTTATGCTTACAGGAAACTGGATGGTTAAAGCGGTTAAAGAAGCTGCACCGGAGCTGAACTTTACACTTGAAGGACTTCCCATTGGACAAGAGCCTGTTGTTCTTAGTAATACAGGCGTGTTCATTTGTGTGAACGCAAATTCAAAAAATCAAGAAGCAGCAAAACGGTTTTTAGAGTTTATGTTGACAACAGAAAACCAAAATACATATGTGCAAGGTCAAAGTGCCTTTACGGTATTAAAAGATGGCACGAGTACAGATATTAAAGAAGTGGCTCCTGTTGCGCAATTGTTAAAAGAAGGAAAAGATGCACCATGGGTTAATGCATCTTTTGCAAACTATAATCCATGGGCACTGGCAAAAGAATATGGTGCAAATGTCTTAGGTGGTGCAACGGTAGATGAAGCTGTTGAAGAACTTGATCAGGCTATTGAGATTGCCATAGAACTTAAGTAG
- a CDS encoding helix-turn-helix domain-containing protein has product MKYKVLIADDELWIRKWLTKMIGELRTDIEIVAAVDNGKDALDILQKEHVDILVTDIQMPLMTGLEVAEMAQDVKIILISGYDEFAYAKKAIKLQVMGYLLKPIEKSELDEVLETTIETIKNTGKSNADAMTVDNALQNLLSAYIKSRQEKTLLEIIGVTSGLGIQAMVVGEIQLDIAQHNRVTLQQYFEESILPLYLQQHVYLIAESALRYKVIIFFHHQLTKDIFLMKQFLIDRIERMYIQSRVVLSQMYTRVEKLSDALEKVEQAMQKTHVVNAKDGQVIEAFNKDVMYAIRSSMLLAMNSFDDNTFIDYCRQLSFRLENNEYALDEIRMFIFGLVSDVIKKIEETDGELRNILISEGYDFCVKIQKYSNVFSMVSWVEKFGVKVIKYLQSNQYSNVTDLVDRARKHLLIHYAEEISLSAMCDKFGVNRSYFSKCFKEKAGMNFSDMLTNIRLDAATQLISSTKMSLVDISENVGFNDPKYFSRVFRKYYGMTPSQYREKH; this is encoded by the coding sequence ATGAAATATAAGGTACTAATAGCAGATGATGAATTATGGATAAGAAAATGGTTAACCAAAATGATTGGAGAACTTCGAACGGATATAGAGATCGTTGCAGCAGTGGATAATGGAAAAGATGCTTTAGACATTTTGCAAAAAGAGCATGTGGATATTTTGGTTACAGATATACAGATGCCTCTTATGACAGGACTAGAAGTGGCAGAAATGGCCCAAGATGTCAAGATCATTCTCATAAGCGGCTATGATGAGTTTGCTTATGCTAAAAAAGCGATTAAGTTACAAGTAATGGGGTATCTCCTAAAGCCTATTGAAAAAAGTGAATTGGATGAAGTGCTGGAGACAACCATAGAGACGATAAAAAATACTGGGAAATCAAATGCAGATGCTATGACGGTTGACAATGCCCTTCAAAATCTATTAAGTGCGTATATAAAATCGCGACAAGAAAAAACGTTGTTAGAAATTATAGGCGTGACCAGTGGATTAGGCATTCAAGCAATGGTTGTTGGCGAGATTCAACTAGACATAGCACAGCACAATAGGGTTACGCTTCAACAGTATTTTGAAGAAAGCATCCTACCCTTATATCTGCAACAACATGTATATCTTATTGCGGAAAGTGCTCTTCGTTACAAAGTGATTATTTTTTTTCACCACCAGTTAACCAAAGATATTTTTTTGATGAAACAGTTTTTAATCGATCGCATTGAACGCATGTATATCCAAAGTAGGGTCGTATTAAGTCAGATGTACACAAGAGTAGAAAAACTTTCCGATGCTTTAGAGAAGGTTGAACAAGCGATGCAAAAAACGCATGTCGTCAATGCAAAAGACGGACAGGTGATAGAGGCATTTAACAAAGATGTGATGTATGCGATTCGCTCAAGCATGCTACTTGCGATGAATAGCTTTGATGACAATACTTTTATAGATTATTGTCGACAACTTAGTTTTCGTTTAGAAAATAATGAATACGCCCTAGATGAAATCCGGATGTTCATCTTTGGACTCGTCAGTGATGTGATAAAAAAAATCGAAGAGACAGATGGAGAATTAAGAAATATATTGATTAGTGAAGGATATGATTTTTGTGTGAAAATACAAAAATATTCCAATGTTTTTTCCATGGTCAGTTGGGTGGAAAAGTTTGGTGTAAAAGTGATTAAGTATTTACAAAGCAATCAATACAGCAATGTAACAGACCTGGTGGATCGGGCAAGGAAACATTTGCTTATACATTATGCAGAGGAGATAAGTCTATCGGCAATGTGTGATAAGTTTGGTGTGAACCGTTCCTATTTTAGCAAATGTTTTAAAGAAAAGGCGGGTATGAATTTTTCGGACATGTTAACCAATATTCGATTAGACGCCGCAACGCAGTTAATTAGCAGTACCAAAATGTCTCTAGTAGATATTAGTGAAAATGTAGGTTTTAATGACCCCAAATATTTTAGCCGTGTGTTTCGAAAGTACTATGGGATGACACCTTCACAATATCGAGAAAAGCATTAG